The Apium graveolens cultivar Ventura chromosome 6, ASM990537v1, whole genome shotgun sequence genome contains a region encoding:
- the LOC141663651 gene encoding gibberellin 20 oxidase 1-D-like: MPMPSAILHKSRSSPTNETKKEQKKLVFDASLYQHEVNIPAQFIWPDHEKPCADQPPPLVVPPIDLKGYLAGDPSAISNATMLIDEACQKHGFFQVVNHGIDMELINEAHKNISSFFGMPFLEKQRAEKKAGDISGYASSFTNRFSSKLPWKETLSFRYSADQQSAYKVEDYFSSVIGEDFRQFGRICQEYCEAMSNLSLVIMELLGMSLGIGPSYLREFFEGNDSIMRLNYYPPCQKPDQTLGTGPHCDPTSLTILHQDDVGGLEVFFDDKWHSILPDKDAFVVNIGDTFMALSNGIYKSCLHRAVVNNTTPRKSLAFFLSPKMDKVVRPPEALIKKDSARKFPDFTWSTFLEFTQKHYRSDMKTLDAFAQWLQVGKT, from the exons ATGCCAATGCCATCTGCTATTTTACACAAATCTAGGTCTTCACCCACAAATGAAACAAAAAaggaacaaaaaaaattagtATTCGATGCATCCCTTTATCAACATGAAGTAAACATACCTGCACAGTTCATATGGCCTGACCACGAAAAGCCATGTGCTGATCAGCCGCCTCCACTTGTTGTACCTCCCATTGACTTAAAAGGCTACCTTGCTGGTGATCCCTCTGCCATCTCGAATGCCACAATGCTCATAGACGAAGCCTGTCAAAAGCATGGTTTTTTCCAAGTTGTTAATCATGGAATTGATATGGAACTGATAAATGAAGCTCACAAGAATATCAGCAGCTTCTTTGGAATGCCATTCTTGGAAAAGCAAAGAGCAGAGAAAAAGGCTGGTGATATTTCTGGATATGCTAGTAGCTTTACCAACAGGTTTTCCTCAAAGCTTCCATGGAAAGAAACACTTTCTTTTCGATATTCTGCTGATCAACAATCTGCCTACAAAGTTGAAGATTATTTCTCGAGTGTAATTGGTGAAGATTTCAGACAATTTGG GAGGATTTGTCAAGAATATTGTGAAGCTATGAGCAACCTGTCTCTTGTTATCATGGAGCTTCTTGGAATGAGCCTTGGTATTGGTCCTTCGTATCTTAGGGAATTTTTTGAAGGAAACGACTCCATAATGAGATTGAACTACTATCCTCCTTGCCAGAAACCAGATCAAACTCTAGGAACTGGACCTCACTGTGATCCTACATCCTTAACCATTCTTCATCAAGATGATGTTGGTGGTCTTGAGGTGTTTTTTGACGACAAATGGCACTCTATCCTTCCCGACAAGGATGCTTTTGTCGTAAATATTGGTGACACATTTATG GCCCTATCCAATGGAATATACAAGAGTTGTTTGCACAGAGCTGTGGTAAACAATACTACACCAAGGAAATCTCTTGCATTTTTTCTATCCCCTAAGATGGATAAAGTGGTAAGGCCTCCAGAAGCGCTGATTAAGAAGGACAGTGCTAGAAAATTTCCTGATTTCACATGGTCAACTTTCCTAGAATTTACACAGAAGCATTACAGATCAGACATGAAAACTCTCGACGCTTTTGCACAATGGCTACAAGTTGGGAAAACGTAA
- the LOC141666753 gene encoding agamous-like MADS-box protein MADS3 isoform X4 encodes MGRGRVELKRIENKINRQVTFSKRRGGLMKKAYELSVLCDAEVAVIVFSSRGKLYEFSSTGSLTTTLEKYQRSSLNQLNNSVETETQNWYQEVSQLKAKYESLQRSQRHLLGEDLGPLSLKELQNLEKQLEGALAQTRQRKSQAMAEQMEELRRKERHLGDVNKQLKIKQESGGQEYRGVPCPWGGNVLMHPHHAQSSHSNPMLTDQEPPFLQIGYQQHEYVPGEGSSSILANNNSTAAENNISYGWVL; translated from the exons ATGGGGAGAGGAAGAGTTGAGTTGAAGAGGATCGAGAACAAGATTAATCGACAAGTGACTTTCTCGAAAAGACGAGGCGGTTTGATGAAGAAAGCTTATGAGCTTTCCGTTCTCTGTGATGCTGAAGTTGCTGTCATTGTTTTCTCCAGCCGCGGAAAGCTTTACGAGTTCTCCAGTACCGGCAG TCTGACTACAACCCTTGAGAAGTACCAGCGTAGCAGTTTAAATCAATTGAACAATAGCGTTGAAACTGAAACACAG AACTGGTACCAGGAGGTCTCACAGTTGAAGGCAAAGTATGAATCCCTGCAACGCTCTCAAAG GCATTTGCTTGGAGAGGATCTCGGACCATTGAGCTTGAAAGAACTGCAAAATCTTGAGAAACAACTCGAAGGGGCTCTTGCACAAACAAGGCAAAGAAAG TCACAGGCTATGGCTGAACAAATGGAGGAGCTCCGCAGGAAG GAACGTCATCTTGGAGATGTCAACAAACAGCTGAAAATCAAG CAAGAGTCAGGAGGACAAGAGTATAGGGGTGTTCCTTGCCCATGGGGTGGTAATGTACTCATGCATCCGCACCATGCACAATCTTCTCACTCAAATCCCATGCTTACTGATCAAGAACCTCCTTTCTTGCAAATAGG GTATCAGCAACATGAGTATGTCCCTGGTGAAGGATCATCTAGCATTCTAGCAAACAACAATAGCACTGCTGCTGAAAATAACATCAGTTATGGTTGGGTTCTTTGA
- the LOC141663891 gene encoding histone deacetylase complex subunit SAP18-like: protein MELEQRRGGRAFNPGRVQPGPPYHSRPAKPFHHQPIDREKTCPLLLRVFTKVGAHHTEDEFSVRGKEPKDEVQIYTWKDATLREMTDLVKEVAPEANKKDATLSFAFVYPCKTGRLLVRKVGRTFSHPDPRRPDSGNMSLRDFDFEIGDYLDVAIL, encoded by the exons ATGGAATTAGAGCAAAGAAGAGGCGGAAGAGCATTCAATCCGGGTCGGGTACAACCCGGACCTCCCTATCACTCTCGTCCTGCTAAACCCTTTCACCATCAACCCATTGATCGCGAAaag ACATGTCCGCTCTTACTTCGAGTTTTCACAAAG GTTGGTGCTCACCATACTGAAGATGAGTTTTCAGTGAGAGGGAAAGAACCCAAAGATGAGGTCCAGATTTATACATGGAAGGATGCTACACTCCGTGAGATGACTGATCTT GTCAAAGAGGTTGCTCCAGAGGCCAATAAAAAAGACGCAACACTGTCCTTTGCGTTTGTGTATCCTTGTAAAACTGGGAGGCTTTTAGTCAGAAAG GTTGGAAGAACCTTCTCTCATCCAGATCCAAGAAGACCAGACAGTGGTAATATGTCACTGAGAGACTTTGACTTTGAG ATTGGAGATTACCTGGATGTTGCAATCCTGTAG
- the LOC141666753 gene encoding agamous-like MADS-box protein MADS3 isoform X3, with amino-acid sequence MGRGRVELKRIENKINRQVTFSKRRGGLMKKAYELSVLCDAEVAVIVFSSRGKLYEFSSTGSLTTTLEKYQRSSLNQLNNSVETETQNWYQEVSQLKAKYESLQRSQRHLLGEDLGPLSLKELQNLEKQLEGALAQTRQRKSQAMAEQMEELRRKERHLGDVNKQLKIKQESGGQEYRGVPCPWGGNVLMHPHHAQSSHSNPMLTDQEPPFLQIGRYQQHEYVPGEGSSSILANNNSTAAENNISYGWVL; translated from the exons ATGGGGAGAGGAAGAGTTGAGTTGAAGAGGATCGAGAACAAGATTAATCGACAAGTGACTTTCTCGAAAAGACGAGGCGGTTTGATGAAGAAAGCTTATGAGCTTTCCGTTCTCTGTGATGCTGAAGTTGCTGTCATTGTTTTCTCCAGCCGCGGAAAGCTTTACGAGTTCTCCAGTACCGGCAG TCTGACTACAACCCTTGAGAAGTACCAGCGTAGCAGTTTAAATCAATTGAACAATAGCGTTGAAACTGAAACACAG AACTGGTACCAGGAGGTCTCACAGTTGAAGGCAAAGTATGAATCCCTGCAACGCTCTCAAAG GCATTTGCTTGGAGAGGATCTCGGACCATTGAGCTTGAAAGAACTGCAAAATCTTGAGAAACAACTCGAAGGGGCTCTTGCACAAACAAGGCAAAGAAAG TCACAGGCTATGGCTGAACAAATGGAGGAGCTCCGCAGGAAG GAACGTCATCTTGGAGATGTCAACAAACAGCTGAAAATCAAG CAAGAGTCAGGAGGACAAGAGTATAGGGGTGTTCCTTGCCCATGGGGTGGTAATGTACTCATGCATCCGCACCATGCACAATCTTCTCACTCAAATCCCATGCTTACTGATCAAGAACCTCCTTTCTTGCAAATAGG CAGGTATCAGCAACATGAGTATGTCCCTGGTGAAGGATCATCTAGCATTCTAGCAAACAACAATAGCACTGCTGCTGAAAATAACATCAGTTATGGTTGGGTTCTTTGA
- the LOC141666751 gene encoding nonsense-mediated mRNA decay factor SMG7-like has translation MTIVDTTSKMSAPSSWELAQRLYDKNTELENKRRRSIQAKVPSDPNTWQLMRENYEAIILEDHTFSEQHNVEYALWQLHYRRIEEFRAHFNSAAASAGSVPPRSAKGPRPDRVTKIRLQFKTFLSEATGFYHDLILKIKAKHGLSLGHFSDDFENRVAFEKDEKKSIEMKKGLISCHRCLIYLGDLARYKGLYGEGDSKNRDYAAASSYYLQAASLLPSSGNPHHQLAIVAAYSGDEVVAVYRYFRSLAVDNPFSTARENLIVAFEKNRKSYSQLHKDMIKESADQTNNRAIGTNETSLQAKEFNVDGSGERAPNKHDIYKTFCIRFVRLNGILFTRTSLDTFGEVLSLVSSLLRELLSSGPEEELNFGLDAVDNGLLIVRMVSILIFTVHNVKREAEGQSYADILQRKGLLQNAVVATFELMGHIFKRCSELSDPSTSHLLPGLLIFLEWLASFADVAAGSDIDDKQASVRSQFWDYCVSFLNKLSTNGLMLTSDGDDENCFFNMSKYEEGESDNRLALWEDFELRGFLPLQSAHLILDFSRKQSIGRDSKKEKDSRLKRILAAGKALTNLVKVDQKPLSFNVKLQRFVIGVAPPNLEDTSSALYSAGSKPGVSIKESSKDSMTDLTISQSEFQLYDGDEDDEVILFKPTLSEKRQDAISESVPPRETGNGQNAFADDSQLYGAPISAFEVGLHQKSNFSSGSQTPMHVTAFSSGRQSPLPVPSFVSQQMRPSQINSSSRNQHDFLAKDLEGWSLVESGRAIDLRMQNDVKVSNVASLSLPMQQFVNPIPSYTGIYSHAMAPGTMMQKQINTGASSWAPHAPNNFEFVASSGFNGGIFAPTVSPALPAASIKGPANRPVRHLGPPPGFNSVRPKQVYEPSVPVMSGENQSMDNYSWLDGYTHPSSMGHSSLKQYTGHPSPPGFLYSDGSNAPLDAACFPFPGKQVSTAQFEAEDRNGQVAESINLPNEQKQQHQSLPPPQQYQGKSFLMNHHIV, from the exons ATGACAATTGTAGATACGACAAGTAAAATGTCTGCTCCTTCGTCGTGGGAGCTTGCTCAACGTCTTTATGACAAG AATACGGAGTTGGAGAATAAGCGTCGACGCTCAATACAAGCAAAAGTACCCTCCGATCCAAATACATGGCAACTCATGCGGgaaaattatgaagccataattCTTGAGGACCATACTTTTTCGGAACAGCACAATGTTGAATATGCTTTGTGGCAGTTACATTACAGAAGAATTGAGGAGTTTAGAGCACACTTTAATTCCGCTGCAGCTTCTGCTGGATCAGTCCCACCTCGGTCTGCAAAAGGTCCTAGGCCTGATCGAGTCACTAAAATACGTCTCCAGTTCAAGACTTTTCTTTCAGAAGCGACGGGATTTTACCATGACCTTATATTGAAGATCAAAGCAAAACATGGGCTCTCCCTAGGGCATTTTTCTGATGATTTTGAAAATCGTGTTGCATTTGAGAAAGATGAGAAAAAATCTATTGAGATGAAGAAGGGTCTGATATCTTGTCACCGTTGTTTAATTTACCTGGGTGACCTTGCACGATATAAAGGTCTATATGGGGAGGGTGACTCCAAAAATCGAGATTATGCAGCTGCTTCCAGTTACTATTTGCAGGCTGCATCTCTTTTGCCATCTAGTGGAAATCCTCATCACCAG CTCGCCATAGTGGCTGCCTATTCAGGGGATGAAGTGGTGGCTGTTTACCGTTATTTTCGTAGTTTGGCTGTGGACAACCCCTTTTCAACTGCAAGGGAGAACTTAATTGTTGCTTTCGAAAAG AACCGAAAATCCTACTCTCAGTTGCACAAAGATATGATAAAGGAGTCAGCTGACCAGACAAATAACAGAGCTATAGGAACAAATGAAACAAGTCTTCAAGCGAAGGAGTTCAATGTTGATGGCTCCGGTGAAAGAGCACCCAATAAgcatgatatttataaaactttttGTATTCGATTTGTTCGCTTAAATGGAATCCTTTTCACACGCACAAG CTTGGACACATTTGGTGAAGTGCTGTCACTTGTTAGCAGTCTTCTGCGCGAACTGCTTTCGTCTGGTCCTGAAGAGGAGTTGAACTTTGGTTTAGATGCTGTGGATAATGGACTTCTTATTGTTAGGATGGTCTCTATTCTCATATTTACAGTTCATAATGTAAAAAGGGAGGCTGAAGGTCAGTCGTATGCAGATATCCTACAGCGCAAGGGACTTCTTCAAAATGCAGTTGTTGCAACTTTTGAGCTAATGGGACACATTTTTAAGAGATGTTCAGAGTTATCTGATCCTTCTACAAGTCACCTTTTACCCGGACTCTTGATTTTTCTGGAATGGCTGGCCAGCTTTGCTGATGTTGCAGCTGGCAGTGACATAGATGACAAGCAAGCATCTGTTAGGTCGCAATTTTGGGATTATTGTGTTTCTTTTTTAAACAAGCTCTCCACCAATGGATTAATGCTTACAAGTGACGGAGATGATGAAAACTGCTTTTTTAACATGAGCAAGTACGAGGAAGGGGAAAGTGATAATCGGCTTGCTTTATGGGAGGACTTTGAGCTACGAGGGTTCTTACCCCTACAATCTGCTCATCTCATCTTGGATTTTTCAAGGAAGCAGTCCATTGGACGTGATAGTAAGAAGGAAAAAGATTCTCGTTTGAAAAGGATTTTAGCTGCAGGGAAGGCCCTAACAAATCTTGTGAAAGTTGACCAAAAACCTCTAAGTTTTAATGTGAAACTTCAGAGGTTTGTTATAGGTGTTGCACCTCCAAATTTAGAAGACACCAGTTCTGCCCTCTATTCAGCCGGTTCGAAACCAGGTGTTAGCATCAAAGAGAGTTCGAAAGATTCCATGACAGATTTGACAATTAGCCAGTCAGAATTTCAATTATACGATGGGGACGAGGATGACGAAGTGATTTTATTTAAGCCAACATTAAGTGAGAAGCGACAAGATGCAATTTCTGAATCTGTCCCACCTAGGGAAACTGGGAATGGTCAAAATGCTTTTGCAGATGACAGTCAGCTTTATGGTGCTCCTATTTCAGCTTTTGAAGTCGGCCTGCACCAGAAATCTAATTTTTCTTCTGGTTCACAGACACCCATGCACGTTACCGCTTTTTCATCTGGTCGACAGTCACCTTTGCCTGTTCCCAGTTTCGTCTCTCAACAAATGCGACCTAGTCAGATAAATTCTAGCTCCAGAAACCAACATGATTTTCTTGCTAAAGACTTGGAAGGTTGGAGCTTGGTGGAAAGTGGTCGTGCAATTGATCTCAGGATGCAGAATGATGTGAAAGTGTCTAATGTTGCTTCTCTATCGCTTCCCATGCAGCAATTTGTTAATCCCATTCCCAGTTATACCGGTATATATTCTCATGCAATGGCCCCGGGAACCATGATGCAAAAACAGATCAACACAGGCGCGTCTTCTTGGGCACCCCATGCGCCAAATAATTTTGAGTTTGTTGCATCCTCTGGATTTAATGGAGGCATCTTTGCACCTACAGTGTCTCCGGccttaccagctgcatctataAAAGGGCCGGCTAATCGTCCTGTAAGGCATTTAGGCCCTCCACCTGGGTTTAACTCTGTTCGTCCGAAGCAAGTTTATGAACCCTCTGTACCAGTAATGAGTGGAGAGAATCAGTCAATGGATAATTATAGCTGGTTGGATGGATATACGCATCCATCATCAATGGGTCATTCGAGTCTTAAACAGTATACTGGTCATCCATCACCTCCAGGGTTTCTGTACAGTGATGGGAGCAATGCCCCTCTAGATGCAGCTTGCTTCCCTTTTCCAGGAAAACAAGTTTCTACCGCACAATTTGAAGCTGAAGATAGAAATGGACAGGTCGCAGAGAGTATAAACTTGCCCAACGAACAAAAGCAGCAGCACCAGAGTCTTCCACCGCCGCAGCAATACCAAGGCAAATCTTTCCTGATGAATCATCATATCGTGTGA
- the LOC141666753 gene encoding protein AGAMOUS-LIKE 6 isoform X1, which yields MGRGRVELKRIENKINRQVTFSKRRGGLMKKAYELSVLCDAEVAVIVFSSRGKLYEFSSTGSLTTTLEKYQRSSLNQLNNSVETETQNWYQEVSQLKAKYESLQRSQRHLLGEDLGPLSLKELQNLEKQLEGALAQTRQRKSQAMAEQMEELRRKERHLGDVNKQLKIKVSFELSLQESGGQEYRGVPCPWGGNVLMHPHHAQSSHSNPMLTDQEPPFLQIGRYQQHEYVPGEGSSSILANNNSTAAENNISYGWVL from the exons ATGGGGAGAGGAAGAGTTGAGTTGAAGAGGATCGAGAACAAGATTAATCGACAAGTGACTTTCTCGAAAAGACGAGGCGGTTTGATGAAGAAAGCTTATGAGCTTTCCGTTCTCTGTGATGCTGAAGTTGCTGTCATTGTTTTCTCCAGCCGCGGAAAGCTTTACGAGTTCTCCAGTACCGGCAG TCTGACTACAACCCTTGAGAAGTACCAGCGTAGCAGTTTAAATCAATTGAACAATAGCGTTGAAACTGAAACACAG AACTGGTACCAGGAGGTCTCACAGTTGAAGGCAAAGTATGAATCCCTGCAACGCTCTCAAAG GCATTTGCTTGGAGAGGATCTCGGACCATTGAGCTTGAAAGAACTGCAAAATCTTGAGAAACAACTCGAAGGGGCTCTTGCACAAACAAGGCAAAGAAAG TCACAGGCTATGGCTGAACAAATGGAGGAGCTCCGCAGGAAG GAACGTCATCTTGGAGATGTCAACAAACAGCTGAAAATCAAGGTTTCTTTTGAATTGTCTTTG CAAGAGTCAGGAGGACAAGAGTATAGGGGTGTTCCTTGCCCATGGGGTGGTAATGTACTCATGCATCCGCACCATGCACAATCTTCTCACTCAAATCCCATGCTTACTGATCAAGAACCTCCTTTCTTGCAAATAGG CAGGTATCAGCAACATGAGTATGTCCCTGGTGAAGGATCATCTAGCATTCTAGCAAACAACAATAGCACTGCTGCTGAAAATAACATCAGTTATGGTTGGGTTCTTTGA
- the LOC141666753 gene encoding protein AGAMOUS-LIKE 6 isoform X2, which yields MGRGRVELKRIENKINRQVTFSKRRGGLMKKAYELSVLCDAEVAVIVFSSRGKLYEFSSTGSLTTTLEKYQRSSLNQLNNSVETETQNWYQEVSQLKAKYESLQRSQRHLLGEDLGPLSLKELQNLEKQLEGALAQTRQRKSQAMAEQMEELRRKERHLGDVNKQLKIKVSFELSLQESGGQEYRGVPCPWGGNVLMHPHHAQSSHSNPMLTDQEPPFLQIGYQQHEYVPGEGSSSILANNNSTAAENNISYGWVL from the exons ATGGGGAGAGGAAGAGTTGAGTTGAAGAGGATCGAGAACAAGATTAATCGACAAGTGACTTTCTCGAAAAGACGAGGCGGTTTGATGAAGAAAGCTTATGAGCTTTCCGTTCTCTGTGATGCTGAAGTTGCTGTCATTGTTTTCTCCAGCCGCGGAAAGCTTTACGAGTTCTCCAGTACCGGCAG TCTGACTACAACCCTTGAGAAGTACCAGCGTAGCAGTTTAAATCAATTGAACAATAGCGTTGAAACTGAAACACAG AACTGGTACCAGGAGGTCTCACAGTTGAAGGCAAAGTATGAATCCCTGCAACGCTCTCAAAG GCATTTGCTTGGAGAGGATCTCGGACCATTGAGCTTGAAAGAACTGCAAAATCTTGAGAAACAACTCGAAGGGGCTCTTGCACAAACAAGGCAAAGAAAG TCACAGGCTATGGCTGAACAAATGGAGGAGCTCCGCAGGAAG GAACGTCATCTTGGAGATGTCAACAAACAGCTGAAAATCAAGGTTTCTTTTGAATTGTCTTTG CAAGAGTCAGGAGGACAAGAGTATAGGGGTGTTCCTTGCCCATGGGGTGGTAATGTACTCATGCATCCGCACCATGCACAATCTTCTCACTCAAATCCCATGCTTACTGATCAAGAACCTCCTTTCTTGCAAATAGG GTATCAGCAACATGAGTATGTCCCTGGTGAAGGATCATCTAGCATTCTAGCAAACAACAATAGCACTGCTGCTGAAAATAACATCAGTTATGGTTGGGTTCTTTGA